The following DNA comes from Papaver somniferum cultivar HN1 unplaced genomic scaffold, ASM357369v1 unplaced-scaffold_128, whole genome shotgun sequence.
TATGCATAAACGCGAAAAttggttacaaagaaaacaaacCATTTTAAAGTTTTAATTAATATTTCAGCCATAATAAACCATATTTTAGACAGTTAGATGGAGAATACTGTTTGTGAGGAACATCTGGAAACCCCATAAGACATCAAGTGATCCCTTGAATCTGTTTCTCTTGCGATCCGTGAATAACAAGGGAGCAAACATGAGTGTCCACCCAATCACAAAATTGAATAATCCTTCCTCCATCTGATATCACGCAGAAAGAAAATAGCCAAAGGCATCAGCATGTGAATCTTTTGATCAACCAAAGGAAAACAAATGTGAGAAATAGAGAAAAGATTTGTTGACTGCTAAAGCTATTACTTGAAACATGTCAAATGACCTTACCGTGTGAATCACCGGGGACTCAAGCACATGAATTCCAACTACTCTGCCAATAAACCCAGGAAAACATTACAATCAAGCAACACTTGCAAAGCAATAATTCACTTGCAATTAGCAGAGTAGAAAAATTGACATACTGGAGTTCATCAGTGGCAAGATAAAGAAGAAATTCAGAGAAAACCCCACTAGAGAATTAATGGTGTCTTGGCTAATCGCCCATACTGGATCCCCCTGTAACAAGTATAATAATTATATCATATCGAGCTCGTTTAATTGCTTTCCAAACAGTAATGATAATCAACAAGTAATGCATACCGGTGCAAAGGGGAGGATAAAAAGCCAGACAATGTATACACCTTCAGCTGTCCACAACAAAAGCTGTAGtactatattattattattattattattattattatcatcatctTGGGTTTCTTCAGAATTAATGTTTTTGAACTTTTCAGATGCTCTACACTTAATCTTCATACccaatttggttttcttcttcactGCTACCAAATGAAGTTGTTCTTGATGAATCCGATGATGCAATTTACTGATGTTGTTGTCATTGAGAGTTTTTCTTACAATTCCATGACCCAATTGACAATTAGAAACTAACGAAGATTGAATTGAAAGAGGAAGAGAGGATTTTACCGGAAGAAATGAAGTGCAAGAAAAGCTAGATAATAATAACACCATTT
Coding sequences within:
- the LOC113331742 gene encoding uncharacterized protein LOC113331742, producing the protein MVLLLSSFSCTSFLPVKSSLPLSIQSSLVSNCQLGHGIVRKTLNDNNISKLHHRIHQEQLHLVAVKKKTKLGMKIKCRASEKFKNINSEETQDDDNNNNNNNNNIVLQLLLWTAEGVYIVWLFILPFAPGDPVWAISQDTINSLVGFSLNFFFILPLMNSIGIHVLESPVIHTMEEGLFNFVIGWTLMFAPLLFTDRKRNRFKGSLDVLWGFQMFLTNTFLMPYMAIRLNKADTESSPKEPSKLEAVMVDGAPVVGLIGGAVCTLCLVWACFGRMDGNFGILTDRWEYFLSYLGSDRVGYAFIWDSCLYTVFQPWLIGDNIDNVKESSVNTVEKLRFVPVVGLAAYLLSLDPAEEL